The following coding sequences are from one Achromobacter sp. B7 window:
- a CDS encoding GGDEF domain-containing protein, translated as MIAPVNLLLIAALAGVLSLCVLGSLARSGMAGIRETIRANLLTLLAFFTFALQNTSAPWLVSVVVPNAAVGLALFSYYSGVRRLLGLSVPKHLMTLACLVALVVLLAYTYVDWRIGPRIVAMSLLQMGFLIAVAVTVQRNMPVHRSRYSYRFVWTVALISAAVCALRAAIYALDLALPESLTEPNVWNIAFLTLGVLIMPCLTLGTIMIIHDRMLADREQEANTDFLTGLMSRKAWWLQAERYCAQALRTRRPLTLLLLDIDHFKRINDTHGHVAGDAVLRHFGLLATATLRTGDHVGRVGGEEFGVLFPDMRGDAVLDVAARLLDSVRRTPCAHGGSTISYTFSAGVAEWVPGENLQVFFERADRKLYAAKAAGRNRIVGPAEQAERLVMPAAA; from the coding sequence ATGATCGCTCCCGTTAATTTGCTTCTGATAGCAGCACTGGCGGGGGTGCTATCGCTCTGCGTGCTGGGGTCGCTGGCTCGCAGCGGCATGGCCGGCATCCGCGAAACCATACGCGCCAACTTGCTTACGCTGTTGGCGTTTTTTACGTTTGCGCTTCAGAACACATCGGCGCCCTGGCTGGTGTCGGTTGTGGTGCCCAACGCGGCCGTGGGCCTGGCGCTGTTTTCCTATTACTCGGGCGTGCGGCGCTTGCTGGGGCTTAGCGTGCCCAAGCACCTGATGACGCTGGCATGCCTGGTGGCGCTGGTGGTGTTGCTGGCCTATACGTATGTGGACTGGCGCATCGGCCCGCGCATCGTGGCGATGTCGCTGCTGCAAATGGGCTTTCTGATTGCGGTGGCGGTCACCGTCCAGCGCAACATGCCGGTGCATCGTTCGCGCTACAGCTATCGCTTCGTGTGGACCGTGGCGCTGATCTCGGCCGCCGTCTGTGCGTTGCGGGCCGCGATCTACGCGCTGGACCTGGCGCTGCCCGAATCCTTGACGGAGCCGAACGTCTGGAACATCGCCTTCCTGACGCTGGGCGTGCTGATCATGCCGTGCCTGACGCTGGGCACCATCATGATCATCCACGACCGCATGCTGGCCGACCGCGAGCAAGAGGCCAACACCGATTTCCTGACGGGTCTGATGTCGCGCAAGGCGTGGTGGTTGCAGGCCGAACGCTATTGCGCGCAGGCGCTGCGCACGCGGCGTCCGCTGACCCTGCTGCTATTGGATATCGACCATTTCAAGCGCATCAACGACACGCATGGCCATGTGGCGGGCGATGCCGTGCTGCGCCATTTTGGCCTGCTGGCCACCGCCACCTTGCGCACGGGCGACCATGTCGGGCGCGTGGGCGGTGAGGAGTTCGGGGTGTTGTTTCCGGATATGCGCGGCGACGCCGTGCTGGATGTGGCGGCGCGCTTGCTCGATTCCGTGCGGCGCACGCCTTGCGCGCATGGCGGCAGCACCATTTCGTACACGTTCAGCGCGGGCGTGGCCGAATGGGTGCCCGGCGAAAACCTGCAAGTGTTTTTCGAACGCGCCGACCGCAAGCTCTATGCCGCCAAGGCGGCGGGGCGCAACCGCATCGTGGGGCCGGCCGAGCAGGCAGAGCGCCTGGTCATGCCGGCCGCGGCCTGA
- the lpxB gene encoding lipid-A-disaccharide synthase — protein sequence MNTRIGMVAGEPSGDLLAGRIIAGLQARDASVQCEGIGGPQMQAREFDAWHPMHALTVFGYVDALKRLPSLLSTYRDVKRRWLAEPPKVFVGIDAPDFNLRLEHQLRLAGTPTVHFVGPSIWAWRYERIHKIRESVSHMLVLFPFEEEIYRKENIPVTYVGHPLAGAIPMQPDRAAARASLGIDPNARVLAILPGSRSSEIRLLAPRFLQAAQLLMKKDPALQCVVPMVNDQRRAEFQAILAQHPVPGLRCITADDLHGAGGDRKAPVAWSVMEAANAVLVASGTATLETALYKRPMVISYVLSPWMRRIMTWKSGQQRPYLPWVGLPNVLLRDFAVPELLQDDATPEKLAEATWASLTDDALIARVEARFTAMHQELLRDTPALAAQAILEVAGGAA from the coding sequence ATGAACACTCGGATCGGCATGGTGGCCGGCGAGCCTTCGGGCGACTTGCTGGCCGGTCGGATCATTGCCGGTCTGCAAGCCCGCGATGCCAGCGTGCAGTGCGAAGGCATCGGCGGCCCGCAAATGCAGGCCCGCGAATTTGACGCCTGGCATCCCATGCACGCGCTGACCGTGTTCGGCTACGTCGATGCGCTCAAGCGCCTGCCCAGCTTGCTGAGCACCTATCGCGACGTCAAGCGCCGCTGGCTGGCCGAGCCGCCCAAGGTCTTCGTGGGCATCGATGCCCCCGACTTCAACCTGCGGCTGGAACATCAGCTACGCCTGGCCGGTACCCCTACGGTGCATTTCGTCGGCCCGTCCATCTGGGCGTGGCGCTACGAACGCATTCATAAGATCCGTGAATCCGTGTCGCACATGCTGGTGCTTTTCCCGTTCGAGGAAGAGATCTACCGCAAGGAAAACATTCCGGTCACCTACGTGGGCCACCCGCTTGCCGGCGCCATCCCGATGCAGCCGGACCGCGCCGCCGCGCGCGCAAGCCTGGGCATCGACCCGAACGCGCGCGTGCTGGCGATTTTGCCCGGTAGCCGTTCGTCCGAAATCCGCCTGCTGGCGCCGCGCTTTTTGCAGGCTGCCCAGCTGTTGATGAAGAAAGATCCCGCCCTGCAGTGCGTCGTGCCGATGGTTAACGACCAGCGCCGCGCCGAATTCCAGGCGATTCTGGCTCAGCACCCGGTGCCCGGCCTTCGCTGCATTACCGCCGACGACCTGCATGGCGCCGGCGGCGATCGCAAGGCGCCCGTGGCATGGTCCGTGATGGAAGCGGCCAACGCGGTGTTGGTGGCCAGCGGCACGGCCACGTTGGAAACGGCGCTGTACAAGCGCCCCATGGTGATTTCGTACGTGTTGTCGCCCTGGATGCGCCGCATCATGACGTGGAAGTCGGGGCAGCAGCGGCCTTACCTGCCGTGGGTGGGCCTGCCCAATGTGCTGTTGCGCGATTTCGCGGTGCCTGAATTGCTGCAAGACGACGCAACGCCCGAAAAGCTGGCCGAGGCGACCTGGGCGTCCTTGACCGACGATGCGCTGATCGCCCGCGTCGAGGCCCGCTTTACCGCCATGCACCAGGAATTGCTGCGCGACACGCCGGCCCTGGCGGCTCAGGCGATTCTGGAGGTGGCGGGTGGAGCAGCCTGA
- a CDS encoding NfeD family protein, with protein sequence MWIWLGLAALALIGELATGTFYLLLVALGLAAAGAAAWLGTGLEWQLVACGVVLMLGLLALRKTRVLKKREVNSARNADVNLDIGQTVSVESWSEQRTARVWYRGAHWQAELAPGHAPHAGEHTITELRGSTLVLKPTGAPGSTR encoded by the coding sequence ATGTGGATCTGGCTGGGACTGGCCGCGCTGGCCCTTATCGGGGAGTTGGCGACGGGTACTTTCTATTTGCTGCTGGTGGCCCTGGGGCTGGCGGCGGCCGGCGCTGCCGCGTGGCTTGGCACTGGGCTTGAATGGCAATTGGTGGCGTGCGGCGTGGTCTTGATGCTGGGCCTGTTGGCGCTGCGCAAGACGCGCGTGCTGAAAAAGCGCGAGGTCAATTCGGCGCGCAACGCCGACGTGAACCTGGACATCGGCCAGACGGTTTCCGTGGAATCGTGGTCCGAACAGCGCACGGCGCGTGTCTGGTATCGCGGCGCCCACTGGCAGGCCGAGCTGGCCCCAGGGCACGCGCCCCACGCCGGAGAACACACCATTACCGAACTGCGTGGCTCGACCCTGGTGCTCAAGCCTACGGGTGCGCCGGGTTCAACCAGGTAA
- a CDS encoding pyruvate, water dikinase regulatory protein, with product MTSTPIARTVYIVSDSTGITAETFSQSVLSQFEEVEFKPIRLPFVDTLEKAAEVAMRIDRSALEAGVPPIVFSTLVNPEILARVRQANGIFMDLFGTFVSHIEQALGLKSSHSIGRSHMQANSEKYRNRIDAINFSLAHDDGQFVNQLDQADVILVGVSRCGKTPTSLYLAMQYAIKAANFPLTPDDFERGTLPSTIAPHRAKLFGLSIQPERLAEVRNERRPNSRYSQLEQCRYEVAEAERMMRREGISWLSSTTKSIEEIATTVLQEVGLDRG from the coding sequence ATGACATCTACCCCGATCGCACGCACGGTATACATCGTTTCCGACAGTACCGGCATCACCGCCGAGACCTTCAGCCAGTCGGTGCTGTCCCAGTTCGAAGAGGTGGAATTCAAGCCGATTCGGCTGCCGTTCGTCGACACCCTGGAAAAGGCCGCCGAAGTCGCCATGCGCATCGACCGCAGCGCCCTGGAAGCCGGTGTGCCCCCGATTGTGTTCAGCACCTTGGTCAACCCCGAGATCCTGGCGCGTGTTCGCCAGGCGAACGGCATCTTCATGGACCTGTTCGGCACCTTCGTCAGCCATATCGAGCAAGCGCTGGGCCTGAAGTCCAGCCATTCGATCGGCCGGTCGCACATGCAGGCCAATTCCGAAAAGTACCGCAACCGTATCGACGCCATCAACTTCAGCCTGGCCCACGACGACGGCCAGTTCGTCAACCAGCTGGACCAGGCGGACGTCATCCTGGTGGGCGTGTCGCGCTGCGGCAAGACCCCCACCAGCCTGTACCTGGCGATGCAGTACGCCATCAAGGCCGCCAACTTCCCGCTGACGCCGGACGATTTCGAACGCGGCACCCTGCCCTCGACCATCGCCCCGCACCGCGCCAAGCTGTTCGGCCTGTCGATCCAGCCCGAGCGCCTGGCGGAAGTTCGCAACGAACGCCGCCCCAACAGCCGCTATTCCCAGCTGGAACAATGCCGCTACGAAGTGGCGGAAGCCGAACGGATGATGCGCCGTGAAGGCATTTCGTGGCTGTCCAGCACCACCAAATCGATTGAAGAAATCGCGACGACGGTGTTGCAGGAAGTGGGCCTGGATCGGGGCTAA
- a CDS encoding SPFH domain-containing protein, which produces MIDTSTIVLLVVVALAILIVIKSIAIVPQQHAWVVERLGKFDRVLSPGAGFVIPFIERVSYKHSLKEIPLDVPSQVCITRDNTQLQVDGVLYFQVTDPMRASYGSSNYISAITQLAQTTLRSVIGKMELDRTFEERDSINSNIVSSLDEAALNWGVKVLRYEIKDLTPPNEILRSMQAQITAEREKRALIAASEGRRQEQINIATGEREAAIARSEGEKQAQINQAQGEAAAVLAIAEATAKAITQVADAVRQPGGMEAVNLKVAERYVEAFANVAKEGNTLILPANMSDVGGMIASAMTIVKSTRNT; this is translated from the coding sequence ATGATCGATACATCCACTATCGTCCTGCTCGTCGTCGTCGCGCTGGCGATCCTGATCGTCATCAAGTCGATCGCCATCGTGCCGCAACAGCACGCCTGGGTGGTCGAACGCCTGGGCAAGTTCGACCGTGTCTTGTCGCCGGGTGCCGGTTTTGTCATCCCCTTCATCGAACGCGTGTCCTACAAGCATTCGCTAAAGGAAATACCGCTGGACGTGCCCAGCCAGGTCTGCATCACGCGTGACAACACGCAGCTGCAAGTGGACGGCGTGCTGTATTTCCAGGTGACCGACCCGATGCGCGCATCGTATGGTTCGTCGAACTATATTTCGGCCATCACGCAGCTGGCGCAGACCACCTTGCGCTCGGTCATCGGCAAGATGGAACTGGACCGCACGTTCGAAGAACGCGATTCGATCAACAGCAACATCGTGTCGTCGCTGGACGAAGCCGCACTGAACTGGGGCGTGAAGGTACTGCGCTACGAGATCAAGGATTTGACGCCGCCCAACGAAATCCTGCGTTCGATGCAGGCGCAGATCACCGCCGAACGTGAAAAGCGCGCGCTGATCGCGGCCTCGGAAGGCCGCCGCCAGGAACAGATCAACATCGCCACCGGCGAACGTGAAGCCGCCATTGCCCGCTCCGAAGGCGAGAAGCAGGCACAGATCAACCAGGCCCAGGGCGAGGCCGCCGCGGTGCTGGCCATTGCCGAAGCCACCGCCAAGGCCATTACCCAAGTGGCCGATGCCGTGCGTCAGCCGGGCGGCATGGAAGCGGTGAACCTGAAGGTGGCCGAGCGCTACGTCGAGGCATTCGCCAACGTGGCCAAGGAAGGCAACACGCTGATCCTGCCGGCCAACATGTCCGACGTGGGCGGCATGATCGCCTCGGCCATGACCATCGTGAAGTCCACGCGCAACACCTGA
- a CDS encoding RNA methyltransferase → MKHISSRDNPAVKALAKLAGTAGKRGAPVLLDGVHLCQAWLQHHDAPDQAIFDVDRLAQPDIAALAAAVPDARCLALDARLMQSLASVESAQGVAFLVTPTPLELPADIDENCVLFDRIQDPGNVGTLLRTCAAAGVKRVFLATGTAAAWSPKVLRSGQGAHFALAIHEHVDLPALLPSLRVPLVATALEGAQNLYEGALPARCAWVFGHEGQGVDPALLAAARLKVCIPHDMAAVESLNVGAAAAICLFEQRRQALARAEY, encoded by the coding sequence ATGAAGCACATCAGTTCCCGCGACAATCCGGCGGTCAAGGCCTTGGCCAAACTGGCCGGCACGGCCGGCAAGCGCGGCGCGCCCGTGTTGCTGGACGGCGTGCACCTGTGCCAGGCCTGGTTGCAGCACCACGATGCGCCGGACCAGGCCATCTTCGATGTGGATCGCCTGGCGCAACCCGATATCGCTGCATTGGCAGCCGCGGTTCCCGACGCCCGCTGCCTGGCGCTGGACGCGCGCCTGATGCAGTCGCTGGCCAGCGTGGAAAGCGCGCAGGGCGTGGCCTTTCTGGTCACTCCCACGCCGTTGGAATTGCCGGCCGACATCGACGAAAACTGCGTGCTGTTCGACCGTATCCAAGACCCCGGCAACGTCGGCACGCTGCTGCGCACCTGCGCGGCGGCGGGCGTGAAACGTGTGTTCCTGGCAACGGGTACCGCCGCCGCGTGGTCGCCCAAGGTCCTGCGCAGCGGCCAAGGCGCGCACTTCGCGCTGGCCATCCACGAACACGTTGACCTGCCCGCCTTGTTGCCCAGCCTGCGCGTGCCGCTGGTAGCGACCGCCCTGGAAGGCGCGCAGAACCTGTACGAAGGCGCGTTGCCGGCCCGGTGCGCCTGGGTCTTCGGGCACGAGGGCCAGGGCGTGGATCCCGCTTTGCTTGCCGCCGCCCGGCTCAAGGTCTGCATCCCCCACGACATGGCCGCCGTCGAGTCCCTGAACGTCGGCGCGGCTGCCGCGATCTGCCTGTTCGAGCAGCGGCGCCAAGCGCTTGCCCGCGCGGAATACTGA
- the ppsA gene encoding phosphoenolpyruvate synthase, with the protein MSYVVLFEQLRMTDVDSVGGKNASLGEMISQLSGAGVRVPGGFATTADAFRDFLKASGLDKRIAERLTTLNPEDVRELATAGAQIRQWIVEAPFSAEFEAQIREAFAKLDADGKGSFAVRSSATAEDLPDASFAGQQETFLNVVGIDDVLDKIRHVFASLYNDRAISYRVHKGYAHADVALSAGIQRMVRSDKGSAGVMFTIDTESGFEDVVFITSSYGLGETVVQGAVNPDEFYVFKPTLAQGKFPIVGRRIGSKLIKMEFDPERPEGRAVRTVDVPVSERNRYSLTDDEVNELARYAVIIEQHYKRPMDIEWGRDGVDGKIYILQARPETVKSQQGVNDVQQRYRLKATGQVLITGRAIGQKIGAGPVRVVGDISDMDKVQPGDVLVTDMTDPNWEPVMKRASAIVTNRGGRTCHAAIIARELGIPAVVGCGNATDLLKEGQAVTVSCAEGDEGRIYDGLIETEVEEVRRGEMPAIDLKIMMNVGNPQLAFDFAQIPNGGVGLARLEFIINNNIGIHPKAVLDYPNVDGELKKAVESAARGHASPRAFFVEKMAEGVATIAAAFYPKPVIVRMSDFKSNEYRKLVGGSRYEPEEENPMLGFRGASRYIAEDFAECFRMECEALKKVRDDMGLTNVEIMVPFVRTLGQAEKVVNLLAKHGLARGENGLKLIMMCEVPSNAILADEFLQFFDGFSIGSNDMTQLTLGLDRDSGMELLAADFDERDEAVKFMLRRAIKACLAANKYVGICGQGPSDHPDFAQWLKDEGILSMSLNPDTVVDTWQRLAKQ; encoded by the coding sequence ATGTCGTATGTTGTTTTGTTCGAGCAGCTCCGCATGACGGACGTGGACTCGGTAGGAGGCAAGAACGCATCACTAGGCGAAATGATCAGCCAGCTGTCTGGCGCGGGCGTCCGCGTGCCGGGCGGCTTTGCCACGACCGCCGACGCCTTCCGTGATTTTCTGAAGGCCTCGGGCCTTGACAAGCGCATCGCTGAACGCCTGACGACGCTGAACCCCGAAGACGTGCGCGAGCTGGCCACCGCCGGCGCGCAGATCCGCCAATGGATCGTCGAAGCGCCGTTCTCGGCCGAATTCGAAGCACAAATCCGCGAAGCCTTTGCCAAGCTCGACGCTGACGGCAAGGGCTCGTTTGCCGTGCGCTCGTCCGCCACGGCGGAAGACCTGCCCGATGCGTCCTTCGCCGGCCAGCAGGAAACCTTCCTGAACGTTGTGGGCATCGACGACGTGCTGGACAAGATCCGCCACGTGTTCGCCTCGCTGTACAACGACCGCGCGATTTCCTATCGCGTGCACAAGGGCTACGCCCACGCCGATGTGGCGCTGTCGGCCGGCATCCAGCGCATGGTGCGTTCCGACAAGGGCAGCGCCGGGGTCATGTTCACCATCGACACCGAATCGGGCTTTGAAGACGTGGTGTTCATCACCTCGTCCTACGGCCTGGGCGAAACCGTCGTGCAAGGCGCCGTCAACCCCGACGAGTTCTACGTCTTCAAGCCCACGCTGGCCCAAGGCAAGTTCCCCATCGTCGGCCGCCGCATCGGTTCCAAGCTGATCAAGATGGAATTCGACCCCGAGCGTCCGGAAGGCCGCGCGGTGCGTACCGTTGACGTGCCCGTGTCCGAGCGCAACCGCTATTCGCTGACCGACGACGAAGTCAACGAACTGGCTCGCTACGCCGTCATCATCGAGCAGCACTACAAGCGCCCGATGGACATCGAATGGGGCCGTGACGGCGTTGACGGCAAGATCTACATCCTGCAAGCGCGCCCGGAAACGGTGAAGTCGCAGCAGGGCGTGAACGACGTGCAGCAGCGTTACCGCCTGAAGGCCACCGGCCAGGTCCTGATTACCGGCCGCGCGATCGGCCAGAAGATCGGCGCCGGCCCCGTGCGCGTGGTGGGCGACATCTCCGACATGGACAAGGTCCAGCCGGGCGATGTGCTGGTCACCGACATGACCGATCCCAACTGGGAACCCGTGATGAAGCGCGCCTCGGCCATCGTCACGAACCGTGGCGGCCGTACCTGCCACGCGGCGATCATTGCGCGCGAACTGGGCATTCCGGCTGTGGTGGGTTGCGGCAACGCCACCGACCTGCTCAAGGAAGGCCAGGCCGTGACCGTGTCTTGCGCGGAAGGCGACGAAGGCCGCATCTATGACGGCCTGATCGAAACCGAAGTCGAAGAAGTGCGCCGTGGCGAAATGCCCGCCATCGATCTGAAGATCATGATGAACGTGGGCAACCCCCAGCTGGCGTTCGACTTTGCGCAAATTCCCAACGGCGGCGTCGGCCTGGCGCGTCTGGAATTCATCATCAACAACAACATCGGCATCCACCCGAAGGCAGTCCTGGACTACCCGAACGTGGACGGCGAACTGAAGAAGGCCGTTGAATCGGCTGCCCGTGGGCACGCCAGCCCGCGCGCGTTCTTCGTTGAAAAGATGGCCGAAGGCGTGGCGACGATTGCCGCTGCGTTCTACCCGAAGCCGGTCATCGTGCGCATGTCGGACTTCAAGTCCAACGAATATCGCAAGCTGGTGGGCGGTTCGCGCTACGAGCCCGAGGAAGAGAACCCCATGCTGGGCTTCCGTGGCGCTTCGCGCTACATCGCCGAGGACTTCGCCGAGTGCTTCCGCATGGAATGCGAAGCGCTCAAGAAGGTTCGCGACGACATGGGCCTGACCAACGTTGAAATCATGGTGCCGTTCGTGCGCACGCTGGGTCAGGCCGAAAAGGTCGTGAACCTGCTGGCCAAGCATGGCCTGGCTCGCGGTGAAAACGGCCTGAAGCTGATCATGATGTGCGAAGTGCCGTCCAACGCCATCCTGGCCGACGAATTCCTGCAATTCTTCGACGGCTTCTCGATCGGTTCCAACGACATGACCCAGCTCACGCTGGGCCTGGACCGCGATTCCGGCATGGAGCTCCTGGCTGCCGACTTCGATGAACGCGACGAAGCCGTGAAGTTCATGCTGCGCCGCGCGATCAAGGCTTGCCTGGCCGCCAACAAGTACGTGGGCATCTGCGGCCAAGGCCCCAGCGACCACCCCGACTTCGCGCAATGGCTCAAGGACGAAGGCATCCTGTCGATGTCGCTCAACCCGGATACGGTTGTCGACACCTGGCAGCGTCTGGCCAAGCAATAA
- a CDS encoding DUF2846 domain-containing protein, translating to MKSWIKGVAAVAVAVLLAGCAGPKFDALHGRLPPIAEGNGRIYFYQPQPTNLAAAQQKLRVNDVVVGRNKPGSFFFVDRPAGSYVVTNLHWTGDGVSFMLDPGQTRYVRVMAEVYGATGAVGKLSMQLVDPPELAENEMRGLRYWGAASPERMPGF from the coding sequence ATGAAGTCGTGGATCAAGGGTGTGGCGGCAGTTGCCGTCGCCGTGTTGCTGGCCGGATGCGCGGGCCCGAAGTTTGATGCATTGCATGGGCGCTTGCCCCCGATCGCGGAAGGCAATGGGCGGATCTATTTCTATCAGCCGCAGCCCACCAACCTGGCGGCGGCGCAGCAGAAACTGCGCGTCAATGATGTTGTGGTCGGCCGCAACAAGCCGGGCAGCTTTTTCTTTGTTGACCGACCTGCCGGCAGCTATGTGGTCACCAACCTGCATTGGACGGGCGACGGCGTGAGCTTCATGCTGGACCCGGGGCAGACGCGTTATGTGCGCGTCATGGCCGAGGTATACGGCGCCACCGGCGCCGTGGGCAAGTTGTCGATGCAACTGGTCGACCCGCCAGAACTCGCCGAAAACGAGATGCGTGGCCTGCGGTATTGGGGCGCGGCAAGTCCCGAGCGGATGCCGGGCTTCTGA
- a CDS encoding glutamine amidotransferase, which yields MTAATPSALPVLILHTGDPDDTLKSQFGGYAEQLTQAAGLTADAVEIVAVHEGQRPQSPARYRAALITGSPAMVTDKEPWSEDTAAWLREAAAAELPMFGVCYGHQLLAYALGGKVGYNPAGREVGTQTVELLPPASGDKLLAGLPGTFPAQMLHAQTVLQPPPGSAVLARSDLDEHQMIRIGRNVFSTQFHPEFGPDFIRAHLDRYGRRYAAENLDLPDLTANVRATPVAGGLLRRFLDAYAPA from the coding sequence ATGACCGCTGCAACACCTTCCGCCCTACCCGTCCTGATTCTGCATACCGGCGATCCGGACGACACGCTTAAAAGCCAGTTCGGCGGCTATGCCGAACAACTGACCCAGGCCGCCGGCCTGACGGCCGACGCGGTTGAAATCGTTGCCGTGCACGAAGGCCAGCGCCCACAATCGCCGGCGCGCTATCGCGCCGCGCTGATCACCGGATCGCCCGCCATGGTTACCGATAAGGAACCCTGGAGCGAAGACACGGCCGCCTGGCTGCGCGAGGCCGCCGCCGCCGAGCTGCCCATGTTCGGCGTGTGCTACGGCCACCAGTTGCTGGCTTATGCGCTGGGCGGCAAGGTGGGCTACAACCCGGCCGGCCGCGAAGTCGGCACGCAAACCGTCGAGCTGCTGCCGCCGGCCTCGGGCGACAAGTTGCTGGCCGGCCTGCCCGGCACGTTTCCCGCCCAGATGCTGCATGCCCAGACCGTGTTGCAGCCGCCGCCCGGCTCGGCCGTACTGGCGCGCTCGGACCTGGACGAACACCAGATGATCCGCATCGGCCGCAATGTGTTTTCGACCCAGTTCCATCCCGAATTTGGCCCCGACTTCATTCGCGCCCACCTGGATCGCTATGGCCGACGTTACGCGGCGGAAAACCTGGACCTTCCGGACCTGACCGCGAACGTGCGCGCCACGCCCGTGGCCGGGGGGCTGCTGCGCCGCTTCCTGGACGCTTACGCGCCGGCCTGA
- the rnhB gene encoding ribonuclease HII: MEQPELFAAPVQPAMVTAGVDEAGRGPLAGAVYAAAVILNPARPIDGLADSKVLKAATREALALEIQEYALAWCVATASVQEIDTLNILRATMLAMQRAVQGLSLPAQLALVDGNQAPKLGCTVQTVIKGDALVPAISAASILAKTARDADLVRLHSLYPQYAFDQHKGYGTALHLQMLREHGPCAEHRRSFAPIKAFGLAS; this comes from the coding sequence GTGGAGCAGCCTGAATTGTTCGCGGCCCCCGTGCAACCCGCCATGGTGACGGCGGGCGTGGACGAGGCGGGCCGTGGCCCGCTTGCCGGCGCGGTCTATGCCGCGGCGGTGATCCTGAACCCGGCGCGGCCCATTGATGGGCTGGCCGATTCCAAGGTGCTTAAAGCCGCCACCCGCGAGGCGCTGGCGCTTGAGATCCAGGAATACGCCCTGGCCTGGTGCGTTGCCACTGCCAGCGTGCAGGAAATCGATACCCTGAACATCCTGCGGGCCACGATGCTGGCCATGCAACGGGCGGTGCAGGGCTTGTCCTTGCCCGCGCAACTGGCCTTGGTGGACGGCAACCAGGCGCCCAAGCTGGGTTGCACCGTGCAGACGGTCATCAAGGGCGATGCGCTGGTGCCGGCAATTTCCGCTGCCTCCATCCTGGCCAAGACCGCGCGCGATGCCGATCTGGTGCGCCTGCACAGCCTGTATCCGCAATACGCCTTCGACCAGCACAAGGGCTACGGCACCGCGCTGCACCTGCAAATGCTGCGCGAACACGGCCCTTGCGCGGAACACCGCCGCAGCTTCGCTCCGATCAAAGCGTTTGGCCTGGCGTCATGA
- a CDS encoding bifunctional transcriptional activator/DNA repair enzyme AdaA has protein sequence MSPIAAASKQPPAAAAAAAGLSKQLVSKQLVSKQLVSKELLSKQHAAVVERACRALEAEQPPDLSTLAEQAGMSRFHFHRVFKAATGITPKAYANALRAARARQQLESSASVTDAMYDAGFNSSGRFYEAAPAILGMTPTAFRKNGEGLDIRFAVAQCSLGALLVAATGTGICDISLDADPEHLVRNLQDRFKAARLIGADAQFETWVAAVVSFVEDPSRGLDLPLDVRGTAFQRRVWEALRDIPVGTTVTYTQVAERIGAPRAVRAVARACATNSIALAIPCHRVVRTDGSMAGYRWGIDRKRELIARELKAA, from the coding sequence ATGAGCCCCATCGCCGCCGCAAGCAAGCAGCCGCCCGCCGCAGCCGCAGCCGCAGCCGGTTTAAGCAAACAGCTAGTAAGCAAACAGCTTGTAAGCAAACAGCTTGTAAGCAAAGAGCTGTTAAGCAAACAGCATGCCGCCGTCGTCGAACGCGCCTGCCGCGCCCTTGAGGCCGAGCAGCCGCCCGACCTGTCCACGCTGGCCGAACAAGCCGGCATGAGCCGCTTTCACTTTCACCGCGTATTCAAGGCAGCCACCGGCATCACGCCCAAGGCCTACGCCAACGCGCTGCGCGCCGCCCGCGCACGCCAGCAACTGGAAAGCAGCGCCAGCGTCACCGACGCGATGTACGACGCCGGCTTCAACTCCAGCGGCCGGTTCTACGAAGCCGCCCCGGCCATCCTGGGCATGACGCCCACCGCCTTTCGCAAGAACGGCGAAGGCCTCGACATCCGCTTCGCCGTGGCGCAGTGCTCGCTGGGCGCCTTGCTGGTGGCGGCCACCGGCACGGGCATCTGCGACATTTCGCTGGACGCCGATCCGGAACACCTGGTCCGCAACCTGCAAGACCGCTTCAAGGCCGCCCGCCTGATCGGGGCGGATGCCCAGTTTGAGACCTGGGTGGCCGCCGTGGTGAGCTTCGTCGAAGACCCGTCGCGCGGGCTGGACCTGCCGCTGGACGTGCGCGGCACCGCCTTTCAGCGCCGGGTATGGGAAGCACTGCGCGACATTCCGGTGGGCACCACGGTCACCTACACGCAAGTGGCCGAACGCATCGGTGCGCCCCGCGCCGTGCGGGCGGTGGCGCGCGCCTGCGCCACCAACTCCATTGCGCTGGCCATCCCGTGCCACCGCGTGGTGCGCACGGACGGGTCCATGGCGGGTTACCGCTGGGGCATCGACCGCAAGCGGGAATTGATCGCGCGGGAATTGAAAGCGGCGTAG